The Haloterrigena turkmenica DSM 5511 genome includes the window GATATAGCCCACGACGTCGCCGGTCACGTCGGCGACGTCCTCGAGCGAGAAGGGTAGCTCCGCGGCCACCGGCTCCCAGTCGGCGACCGGCGCGTCGTAGTCGGCCGCGGCGGCCTCGAAGAACCGATCGATACAGCCCAGAACGCCCTCGCGGTACTCGAGCAGGTCCCGTGCGGTGAGCTGGCGGACGGCGGCCTCGCGCCACGCCTCGCGGGTACGGTACTCGCGGTAGAACGCCTCCTCCGCGACGTCGTGGAAGACGGTGCCGACGAGCCGGGAGCCGGACTCGAGCGGTGAGTCCGTTGCCGTCGCTGCGTCCGTCTCCGGTCGCGCCGTCGTTCCGCCGACGCCCGCCGTCGGATCGTCGAACGCACGTACGACGTGATCGAGGTAGTGCTTTCGCGGACAGGTGTCGTGGGTCTCGAGGGCGGTGTAGCTGTGGCGGAGCGCGACCGGCAGCGTCGTCGCGTTCGAGAGGGTCTCGACGGGGAACCGGACGGTATCGGTCGTCAACGCGGAGAGCCGGCGGCCGGTCGGAACCCGTCGCGTCGAATCCGCCTCGCCGATCTCGGCGGCCGCGTCGCCCTCGTCGCCTCGATCGGTTCCAAACCGTCCAAACGCCTCGAGCGCGTGACTCGCCGCGTCGGCGGCCGGCAACAGCGTCTCCCCGCGCAGCAGCCGTCCCAGTCGGTGGACCGTCCGAATCGCGTCCCGCGTCTCGAGCGGTTCGACGTACCGGTCGTCGTAGCCGGCGTAGTAGGTGATCGTCCCCGGATCGACGCTGGCCGCGGCCGCGAGTTCGTCGGTGCGGTCGACGACGGTCTCGGGGTAGGTCTCCCGCACCCGCTCGAAGCTCGCGCGGAGCGACGACCACAGCTCCATCCGCTCGCCGGCGACCGACCACTCGATGTCGCCGGAGAGGCAGGCGTCAGCGGTCGCACAGCCGAGTTCGTCCTCGTCGCCGTCGTAATCGTACACGCTCCCGAAGACGAACAGGTGGTTCTCGGCCCGCGTGAGCGCGACGTGGAGCACCCGCCACTCTTCGCCGACGGTCTCGGTCGCGAGGTCGGCCAGCAGCGGCGACTCGATCTCGTCGTCGAGCGTCGCCGCGAGCAGCCGATACCGGGCTCGTTGGGCGTAATCGCGCTCGACGCACCACTCCTCGTCGGAGAGGTACGGGACGAGGACGGTGTCGAACTCCAGCCCCTTCGCCTGGTGGACGGTCATCACGTCGATCGAGTCCGCCGACTGGGTCCCCCGCGTTCGCTCGCTGCCTCCGCCCTGAAGCGTCCGCTCGAGCGCGTCGACGAACGACGGCGTCAGCGTCCCGATCACCGAGTCGCCGGTGTAGGCGTCGACGAACCGCTCGACGCGCTCGAGTTCCTCGCGCTCCTCGCTGGTGAGGAACCACTCGAGGCGGGTCACCTCGCGGAACCGCTGGACGAACCCCGACAGCGGGTAGACGTCTCGCACGTCCTCGAGTTTCGCGAGGTGGTCGCGCGCCCGCCGGACGCGATCGGGGTCCTCGAGCGCCGTGGACTCGACTTCCGCGTCCGGACCGACCGCCATCACGGCGTCGTACAGCGAGCCGTCCGCGCGCTGCAGCGTCGCGAGGTCGGCCTCGGAGAGCCGGTACCGGTAGAGCAGCACGCGCCGGAGGTGGGCGTCGGCGTCGGGATCGACGAGGACCCGGAGGTACGAGACGAGCGTCCGGATCCCGGGGTCGATCTCGCCGCGCGGCGAGCCGGAGATCTCGTAGGGGATCCGTCGCTCCCGGAGCTCGTCGGCGACGGCCTGCGCGTGGCGATTCGTGCGGACGATGACCGCGATGTCCTCGAGCGATCGCCGGGGGACGTTTTCGGCTTCGCCGTTTAGCAGCCTCGAGACGGTCGTCGCGACCTGATCCGCCGGCGACGGGCCGACCGCGTCGCTTTCGATCTTGACGACGCGATCCGGCCGGTCTTCGTCCGTTTCGAACCCTGTCTCGCGACCTGCCGTCGCGTCGCTATCCGTCCGGTACTCACCAGGGGTCCGCCCGACCTCGCGGAGCCGTTTCGAGGACTGGGAGCCGTAGTCGCAGTGGTTGGTGAGATCGAGGATCTCCTGGCGCGACCGGAAGTTGAGCTCGAGTTCGATCCCCCGGTGGTCGTCGTAGGCGTCGGCGAGCCGGTCGAGCCCCTCCCGGTCGGTCCCTCGCCAGCCGTAGATCGCTTGATCCTTGTCGCCGATCGCGAGCAGGTCGGGTCGGTCCGGCCCGTCCGTGAGTTCGGTGATGAGCGCGAACTGGGTCTCGTCGGTGTCCTGGAACTCGTCGCAGTAGACCTGCGTCCACTCGCCGGTGATCTCGTCGGCGATCGTCTCACGGGTCGCCGACCCGTTCGACCCGTCCGCGGAACGGTGTTCCGCGCCATCCTCGAGCAGTCCGGTCGCCGTCCGGACCAGTTCGTCGAAGTCGAGCGCGCCCTCCTCCGCGAGGGCGTCGTGGTAGTCGGCGTAGACGTCGGTGTAGTGGCGGGCCAGCCGCAGGAACTCGACGTAGTGTTTCAGCCGGCCGAACGGGCTCTGCTCGATGCGCTCGGTCGCGGTCCGCCAGATCTCGTTTCCGAAGAGCGCTCGCGGCAACTGTTTGGTCATCCGATCCTCGAGCGAGAGCGCCTCGATCGCGTTCGTCACCGTGTCCTGCATGACCCGGAGATAGCGATCGATATCGCGAACGACGGCGTCCTCGCGGAACGGTTCCGGTGCCTCCGCGATCTTCTCGCGGCAGTACTCGAGGAGTTTCCCGTACTCGACCAGCGACGAGCGGGACTCCTCGAGGTGATCGTCGGCGTTGAAGTAGCGAAGCGCCTCGTTGTCGAACGAGAGGTCCTGGCCGGCGGTCCGCTCGAGCCAGAGGACGAACTCGTTGCAGAGCTCGAGGGTGCGGACCTCGGGGAGCCGCTCTCGGAGCTCGTCGGGCGTGACGTCCTCCTGGCTCATCGACTGGATGAAGTCGTCGACGGCGGCGGTGAGGTCGTCGGGCGAGCCGTCGCCCCGCGTCGCGGTCGCGAAGCCGTAGTCGTTGGTCGCGAGCAGTCGGCCGACGATCCGGCGCCGCTTGCGCTCGGTGACGACGTCGAACTCCGGCGAGTAGCCCAGGTAGTAGGCGTAGTCTCGGACTAGCCGGTAACAGAAGGAGTGGTAGGTGTAGACGTCGATCGCCGCCGCGGCCGCGGGATCGAGGCGTTCCGCGACCGCCTCGCGGATGCTCCCGGCGGCCTCGTTGGCGAAGGTCAACACCAGCACGTCGTCGGGGTCGACCTCGCCGCGTTCGATCGCCCGCTCGATCCGCATGAGCATCGTCGTCGTCTTCCCGGTGCCGGCACCGGCGTCGACGGAGGTACAGTCCGCTCGGCTCTCGATGACGGCCCGCTGGTTGCCCTTCGGCTCGAGGGCGCTCAGAGCATCGGCGACGCTCGAGCCCGCGGTCTCCTCGGCGTCCGAACGCGGTCCGCGTGCGTCCTCGTCCTCAGCCATCGAACCGCACCTCCGCGGCGATGTAGTCCCCACAGCAGACCGTGTAGTCGCAGTCGGGACAGGCCTCGCTCGAGATTTCGTCCCAGCGGCCGGTGTCGGTCGGGTCGAACGCGCCGGCGACGAGGTCGCCCACGACGCGCGCGAGACGATCGTCGACCGTCCGATTTCGGTGTTCGTGGGTCATACCGTAGGTGTGGTGATCGATGTAGCGGTCGGTCAGATCCATCGTCTCGAGGCTCGTTTCGACGGTCTCGCGGACCCAGTTGACCGCAGTACGCGAGCGGTCCGCCAGCGGGATCTGGACGTATCGGCAGGTCCGGTCCTCGAGGCCGAGCCGATCACAGCGGTTCCGGAGGCCGTCGAGGACGACGGCGGTCTCGAAGAGCGCGCCGACGAACGACGGCTCGAAGGCGTCCGCGTCGGGGTCGAAGTGGTCCGTGAACTGGCCGGCGATGTCACCCTCCCACTCGGAGCGGTAGCGCAGGAGCCCCAGCGGCGCCAGCGTCGGAACGAAGCGAACGCCGACGACCGACGAGCCGTCCGCGTAGACGTAGTCGACGGTCGCGTCGACCGCGACGCTGCCGGGGATCGCTCCCGTATCGGCGGCTCCATCACTGTCCCCATCCCGTTCGGGCAGCGATATCGTACTCGAGAGCGGCAGGTTCGGGCCGATCAACTCGCCGCCCGCCGTGTCGGCCGCGAGCGCCTCGATGCCGGCGGCGTGCTCGGCGCCGACCGCCTCGACGTAGGCCTCGAGGGTCGCCTCGAGGACCCGCCGTTCGTGTCGGCGCTGGGCCAGCGAGTGAAACTGCTCGTCGTGATCGTCCCAGAGCGCTGCGAGTCGGTCCCGCGCAGTGTCGAGCAGGGCCTCGCGGTCGGTCTCGCCGCGGCGCAACGCGTCACAGATCGCGGTCCGCAGGAGGTCCACGCGGTCGTCGATCGACGACTCGTCGCCGTCGCCCTCGAGACCGTACGCGTGGGCGAACTCGTACCGACGGGGGCAGTGGAGAGCAGTCACGACGGCGTCGGTCGAGAGCGCGTCGGGAGCGTTGCCGCTGTCGCCGTCGGCGCCGTGGCCGTCAGTCATCGCGAACCACCTCGCCCGCGGCGAACTCGAACTGCGAGCGGACCGCCTCGGCGAGTTCGTCGTCGACGTCGCCCTCGGCGAGGACGACCGCGATCTCCTCGAAGAGTTCCTCGGTCGCGCCGAGGTCGGCCTCGCCGCCGGTGCTCGCTTCCCGGAGGATGCGCTCGAGTTCGCCCCGCGGCTGGGCCAGCAGCGCCTCGAGGGCGTTGGACTCGCCGTGGATCGCCGCGTCCGTGTCGGCGTCGACGGCCCGGAGTTCGAGCTCGGGCGTCGCCTCGAGTTCCTGCAGGTAGCGCGACTCGTCGTAGGTCCGCCGCAGGCCGCCGGCACCGCGTTCGTACGAACAGCAGTAGAGGCGGCTCCGCGCGGCGCGGGAGCCGAGCGCGAGGCGCCGTCGGGAGCGCTGGGCGTGATAGGTCTCGAACGGATCGCCGACGCCGTCGGCGTCGACGGTGGCGAACGTCGCCGTCACGTCCTCGACGTCGGGATCCGTGACGGCCGGGTAGCAGTCCATCTCGCGGAGCCACGCCGTCGGGAACAGTTGCGTGAGGAACTGCTCGCCGGGGTAGGTGTCGTCGATCAGATCCAGCAGGAAGACGGCCTCCCGCGAGTCGTACTTGAGGTCGTCGACGGCACAGACCGTCACGCCGCCCGTCGGCGGCTGGGTCTCGACCGCGTGGACGTACGGCGCGTCGTACTGGATCGTTCGCCGGAGCATCCGTCGCAGTCCCCGCCAGTCCGGGCCGACGAGGTCGGTCTCCTCGACGAACCGGGCGATCTCGAGGACGCGACGAACCCCCGCGTACCCCTCGCGGGCGTCGATCCAGTCCTCATCGCGGGCGATCCGGCCCTTCAGGTCCGTTCGGCGGAGCCACCGCTCGAGCGACTGCGAGACGCTCGCGCCGGCGCAGTCGGCCAGCAGCTCCGGCGAGAAGTCGTCGACGCGGGCTCGGAGCCGCTCTACGGCGACCGTCTCCGGATCGTCCGCGTCGCGGTCCGGAGGCCCGCGGTCGCCGGCGAGCGCGGCGTCGATCCGGTCGTTGCTATCGCGCTCGCGCGCACACTGCAGCGTCACGAACGCGTAGAGTTCGTTGACGGCCGGATCCTCGGCGAGCGACGGTGTGCCGATCGTCGCCGTCGGGATCCCGGCCTCGCGGAGTTGCGTCCTGGTTTCGGGAACCCGCTCGATCCGGGGGACGGCGACGGCGACATCGTCGTAGCTCCAGCCGTTCCGATCCCGGAGCGCCTGGATCTCGGTGGCGACGGACCGGACCTGTTCCCTGGCGGTCCGTGTGCGGATCCGGCGGGCGTCGTCGTGTTCAGTGTGGCCGTTCGACCGCGGCGTCTCGCCCATCGCCAGTACCCGCGTCACGGCGCGGTGCGGCGGCGTCCCGGTCCCGGGTTCGGGCTCGCGTCGGTTCTCGTCAGACTCGAGGACCTCGATTTCCAGCCCGTCGCCGACGTGGTCCTCGATCGAGCCGGACTCGACGCGGGTACGTTCGACGCTGGCGTGGCGCTCGCCGAGACAGACGAGGTCCGCGTCGACGGTCAGCGCCGCGAGGTAGCGCCGGTCGAGCCGTCGGTACTCCTCGAACTCGATGGCGAGGACGGCGTCGATCGACTCGCCGATCCGCGTCCGTAGATCGTCCGTGTTCGCCTCGAGCGCGTCGACGGTTCGGGGGATCACGTCCGCCCGTTCGACGTAGTCCCGGTCCTCGAGTTCGGCGTGGAACCGGTCGTTCATCGCGTACAGGAAGGCCAGCGCGTCGTGGGGATCCTCGCTCTCGACGTCCGCGAGGCGCAGCCGCTGGCGCGTCGCCTCGAGCAGCAGTTGCCCGACGTCGCGGGCGAAGCTCTCGTGGTCGGCGGCGCGCTCGAGGTAGGCCGGCACCTCGCGGCTGGCGCCGTCGATCACCAGCGAGATGAGTTCGATGCGCTCCTCGTACTCGAGTCGGTCGAGCGTCGGGTCCAGCGCCTCGAGGACCTTCGAGGCGTGTTCGGGCAGCGACTCGACGCGAGGGGACTGGGGCGTGCCGTCCGTCGCCCCGACGGCGGCCAGCGCGGCGGTGAGGCGCTCGAGGCCGGCGGGATGGCGTTTCAACACCAGCACGTTCCGCGGGCCGTACTCGGCCGCGAGGGCGGCGTACTCGCCGGCGATCCAGTCGAAAAGCTCGTCGCTGGGGGCCGGTTCGGCGCGGAGTTTGCAGGTCCCCTGAAGGGATGCCGGTGACGGAGCCATCGATCGGTCTGTCACCCAGTATAGCCGAGTTCGTACTTAAACCTGCGCCGCGGACTGAACGTGGTTTTCGCGGCTCGGCGTGTCGGTAGGCTGATCGATCGGCAGTCTCGCGTGTCCCGATCGACCCGTCGACCATCGGCGAGCGACTCGACTTCGACAATTCTTATAGTGTATAAAGAATACAGATGTGTATGGACGATATTTTCGTCGGACGGGTCATGTCCTCGTCGCTTCACACGGTGACGCGGGACACGCTCGTCGAGGAAACCGCACAACTGATGCTCGAGAACGAGATCGGCTCGGTCGTCGTCACCGACGACGACAACCGACTCGAGGGGATCCTGACGACGACGGACTTCGTCCGCATCGTCGCCGAACGGAAACCGAAAGACCAGACGCCGGTCTCAAAGTACATGACCGAGGATATCGTGACGGTCTCGGCCCAGGACAGCATCCGCGACGCCGCGGACGTCATGGTCGAACACGGCTTCCACCACCTCCCCGTCGTCGACGACGAGGTGGGCGTGATCGGGATGGTCACGACGTCCGATCTGACGTCGTACCTCTCGCGCGAGGAGACGCCGAGCCCCAAGTAGTTCTTTTCGCCGCCGGTCGGCGTTCAGTCGCGGTGTCCGCTCTCGGGCCATCGGGCTCGTTTACCTGATTGGCGGGAGAATCGCTCTCGGGGCCGTCAGAGCGGCGTTAGCCATCCGTCTCGCCGTCGCCGTCCGGCATCCAGCGGATCGTCTCGTCGAGGCGATCCCGGAGCCGTCGGGCCTCCGCCGGCGTCAGTTCGACGTCCGCGTGGCCCGTCCCGTGATCGCCGGCCATCGCGTCGATGCTCACGACGACCCGGTCCCCGTCCTCGGACTCCGGACGGACGGAGACGTCGGCCCGATCCGGATAGTCCCGCGGCGGTCCGATCTCGAGGTCGGTCTCGCCACGGGTAACACCGATGTGGACGCGCTCGGTGAGCTCGAGATCGATCGCGTCCGTCGGATCCTCCTCGATCGGCTCCGGTTCCCGCTCGTCGGCTCCGTCATGAGTGGTGTTCTCACCCATAAGTAGCCGTTCGATCGCATCCGCCTTGGGTGTACGCCCGGACCCCATCGCTCGAGAACCGAGTACAGAGGATACGGTACGTCGAACTGCGGTGTGTCAGTGTGTTCTGTACTCGCGTCCGCTCGGAACGGGCGACGGCCGTCGTCGCGTCACCTCTCACTCGACCTCGATTCGGTGGCCGTCGTCGCCGTCCTCGGCGATCGGCATGTGGACCTCGAGGACGCCGTTGTGGTAGGTCGCCGTGATCTCGTCGGCGACGATTTCCTTCGGGACGGGGACGTGGCGGCCGACCCGGCGCGACCGGACGGATCGAGCGGTGTCGGTGCCCGACTCGACGTCGGTCCGGGCGTCGATCGTCAGGCGACCGTCCGTGTAGCTGAGGCCGATGTCCGTCTTCTCGAAGCCCGGCAGGTCCATCACGAAGACGTAGGCGTCGCCCTCGTCCTCGAGGGTCGCCGCGTCGCCCATCGCGGCGCCGGTCTCCCCTCCGAAGCCGCCGAAGACGGGCCACTGCGAGCCGGATACGGGGCGTCCGGACTCGAGGGAAGCGTCATCGGGTTCGAGAGTCCGGCGGTCGGTTTCGGGGGCGTGTCGGTCCGTTTCAGAGGCGTGTCGATCCGAATCAGGCCCGGTGTGACCGGACTCGAGGGTCCCGCCGAAGCCGGGCGACGCGAACTCGTGCATCCAGGTCGTGCGGAGTTGGTCGAAGGCGCGGTCCATCTCGCGAAACATGCGGTTCATCTCGTCGAAGGATGTCATCGATAATCGACGTCCTATAGGACACGATTAATAATAAGGATTGCTGGACGCGTGATAGCACGCGTCTACAGCGCGGTATCGCGCGAATCGGGACCGACGCACTGCTGGCGGTCCTCGAGTTCGGCGCAGGCCTCGCGGAAGAGGCCGTCGAGGATCTCGGGCGTCGTGGGGTGGTAGGCCCGGTCGGGGACCTCGCGAACGTCCAGTCCCATCTCGACGACGACCTGCATCGTCTTCGCCATCACGTCGGCGTGCAGATGGACGCCCTGATAGCCGAGGACGGCCCCGTTGTCGGCGTCGATCACCAGCGTCGCCCGCCCCTCCGGGTGGTCTTTCGTCGCGAAGACACCGTCGGACGACGCTTCGCGGGTGACGACGAACGTGTCCATTCCCGATTCGGCCGCCGTCGCGGGCGTGTGGCCCACCCTGGCAACGGGGTAGACGCCCAGCCCCGAGAAAATCACGTGGTGGGGGACGTTCGCGTAGGGCTCGAGGTCCTCGCCGCGCGCGTGGTGGACGATGTTCTCGGCGGCCGCGAAGCCCTGCTCCTTGGCGACGTGGAGAATCGGCTCGCGACCGTTCGCGTCGCCGACCACGAAGACGCGCTCGTCGTCGGTCGCCTGCATCGTCGAGCCGACCCAGCCGTCGCCGGGATCGAGCCGCGTATTTTCGAGGTCCAGTCCCTCGAGGGTCGGGTTACGACCGGTGAAGCAGTAGAGTTCGTCGGCCTCGACGGCCAGTTCCTCGCCGCCGTCTCCGCGCCCGCCGTCGCCTGCCCGCTCGGCGAACAGGCGAACGCCGCCGTTGGCGGTCGGCTCGAGGCGCCGCTCGTCCGTCGTCGTCAACACCTCGATCCCGAACTGTTCGCGGTAGATCTCGAGGAGGGTGTCGCCGTAGGCGTCCGGAAACGCGTCGAGGGGACGTTCGTCGTGCTCGATCACGGTGAGGTCGACGTCGCCGACCTCGCTCAGATAGGGTCCGAGCTCGAGGCTGATGTAGCCGTTGCCCAGCACGATCCCGGAGTCCGGAAAGGCGGTCGCGTCGAGGACGTCCGCGCTCGTCCGCACCGGCACGTCATCGATGCCGGGCAGATCGGGAATGTTGGGACTGGACCCGGTCGCGACCACGACGTAGTCGGGTTCGATCCGTCTGTCGCTGACCGCGAGGACGCGGTCGTCGACGAACCGCGCCGTCTCGCGAAGCAACTCGACGCCCTCGCGCTCGGCCAGTTCGTGGACGTGCTCGCGGCGGTGTTCGGCGAATCCCGAGACGTGGTCGTCCTTTCGGGTAACGACCGCCTCGGGATCGACGTCGGGGACGCCCTCGAGTCGGTCGTCGTGGCGCGCCTGGTAGCGGTGCTGACCGGCCGAGAGGACGTCCTTACTCGGCATGCAGCCGCGCAGAATGCAGAGGCCGCCGCCGGGGTCGCCGTCGTCGATCAGCGTCAGTTCGAGGTCGGAGAGTTCCCCGCGGCGCTCTACGAGTTCGTCGGCGACGGCGACCCCCGCGCTGCCGTACGCGCCGACGATCGCGACGTGTACCATATCCGGGGTACAGCGGCGCGACAAAAAGGCGTTCCTCAGGTGGTGGGTGAGCGAAAGCGGTCGATACACTGAAAACGCGGTGCGGGGCGGACGGCGGAACGCTAGCTGCGGACGCGAGCGCCGACGCCGATCAGCGCAGCGATCAGGGCCGCGCCGGCGCCGAAGCCGGGCATGCTATCGCCGTCGTCGCCGTGCTCGACATCGTCCGCGCTCTGGATCGCCACGTCTCGCTCCGAGAAGTGGTCGATCGCGACGAGCACGTCGGCGGCCGCCTCAGCGTCGCTCGAGGAGGTCACCATGTAGCGAGGATCTTCGCCAATCCCGCCTTCCAGTTCGCTGTACGAGGAGACCTCCGCGGCGGCCTCGCCGTCGACGGTCACCGCGAGATCCTCGGCGCTGCCGACGGCCTCGAGGGCGGCCTCGGAGACGGAGACGATCACGATCTTCCCCTCGCTCTCGGCGCGTTCGACGGACATCTCGAGGCGCTCTTCGGCCTCGGCGCCGGTCTCGACGGCGGTGTCGTGGCCGTAGGTCGCGACGTCGACGACGCGCTCGCCGTCGACCGCGTCGGCGTAGACCTCGGCGGTCGCCGTCCCCTCAGCGATCAGCCGTTCCTGCTCTTCGGCGTTCTCGTCGCGCTCGCCGCTCTCGTACGAGCGGAAGACCAGCGTCGACTCGCTGCCGAGGTCGGCGGTCACGTCGCCGTTGTCGTTGACCGCGACCTCGCCGTCGCCGGCGACGACGAGCGCGCCGGTTCGGTTTTCCGTTTCGACGAGGACGCGGTCGCCCTCGTCGCTGGCCGTCGCGTTGCTCTCCTCGGAGAGATTCAACTCGACGTACTGGGCGTCCTCGCCCGCGTTGACGGTGAGAATGCCGCGTTCGGTGTCGTGGGCGGACAGCGACGCCGAGCCGTCGGTCGCGACGTCGGCGCGCGTCTCGCTCTGCGCGTCGAGGGAGAGTCCCAGACCGGAGAGATCGACCACGGCCGAGAGCCGGGCGTCGGCCCCGGCCTCGGTCCGGCTCTGGTGGTCGCTCTGGCTGGCGACGGTCACGTTCTCGAAGACCGTCTCGTCGTCGACGCGGTAGTCGACGATCGCGTTACTCGAGGTCTCGAACGCGACGTGGGTACCGGCGTACGCCTCGCCGTCGGCCGTCGCGTCCTTGGCGGTCATCGCGTGCGATTCGGAGGGCTGTGCTGCGCCCGCAGCGCCGCCGACGACGGCGACCGACAGGGTCGCCATCGTCACGAGGGCTGCGAGTGCAACGGCTGCGATTCGGGACATTGCACTCCGCCGGGAGACACTGGGGTGTAAAGGGCCTTCTGACAAAGTCGTCCAACTGTGGGAGCAAACACCCTCCTTGTCCGGAAATGTTGCTAAAAAGTAACCTGTGTGGAACTACATTCGGGAAGAGAAACGAACCCGAACGAATCGATTCGCTGCACTCATCGACTCGGCTCACACCGACGCCTTCGAGTCAGTCCTGCAACCGGGCGAACAGGCCGGCGACGGCGATCGCGATGACGGCGACGCCGACACCGAAGCCGGGCATCCCGTCGCCGCCGTCCTCGCCGGTGTCGTTTCCACTGCTGACCTCGGTCTCGCCGTCGCCGTCGCTGGTCTCGCCGTCCGCGTCGCCGCCGTCCTCCGCATCGGTCTCGCTTCCGTCATTCGTCTCGTCGCCGCTATCGGTTCCGTCGTCTGTGCCGTCCGTCTCGTCGCTATCGTCCAGGTCGCTGTCGGCACCGTCGATCGTCGCCGTTCGCTCGGAGAAGTGGTTGACGGCGATGTAGACCGTCGCCTCGGCCGACGCCTCCGACTGCTGGGCGATCATATATCGGGTCTCGTCGCTCCCGATCGCGCCCACGAGTTCGCTCTTCGAGGAGACCTCCGTGGCGGCCTCGCCGTCGATTCGGACCTCGAGATCCTCGAGGCTGCCGACGGCCTCCTCGGAGACGGTGGTCAGCACGACCGTCCCCTCGTGGGTAGCGCGGTCGATGGTCACGTTGACCCGATCGCGCGCCTGGGTTTCGACTTCGGCGCTGGTCCCCTGGCCGTACGTGACGGCCTCGCCGACCGCCTCGCCGCTCCGGTCCTCGACGTGGACCTCGACGGCCGACTGGCCGTCGGCGATCAGCGATTCCTCGTACTCGTCGGTCTCGTCGCGCTCGCCCTCCTCGTACGACCGGAACGCCAGCATCGCGTTCTCGGCGAGTTCGGCCGTGACGTTGCCGTCGTCGGTGACCGTCACCTCGCCGTCGCCGACGACGAGGAAGGTTCCCTCGTGGCCGTCGGTCTCGACGCGGACGCGGTCGCCCTCGTCGCTGGCCGTCGCGTCGGCCGCGAGCTCGGCCCGAACGTACTGGCTCTCCGAACCGCTCTCGACCACGAGCGTGCCGCGTTCGGTGTCGTGGGCCGACAGCGTCGCGCCGCTCTCGGCCTGCACCTGGGCGCTCGTCTCGGACTGGGCGGCCAGCGAGAGGCCGGCGCCCTCGAGGGTCGTCAGCGTCTCGAGGTCGACCTCGGTTCCGAGATCGGCACCGGCCTCGGCGTCGCCGGTCGACTGGACGGCCACCGAGGAGAACGTCTCGTCGCCGCCGACCCGGTAGTCGGTGATCGCGTCGCCCTCGAGGTCGAACGCAACGTGCGTGCCGGCGTACGCCTCGCCGCCGGCCGTCGCCGCGCTCGCCGTCTCAGTTTCGCCGTCGGTGGTCGTACTCGATTCCGTGTCGGTCGACGCGCCCGCGCCGGCTCCGAACGCCGCGCCGACGGCGCTCGTCGCCAGGAGCAGCGCCACGATCACTGCGAGTCCACGGTTCATGACAGTCGCAGCTTCCGACTGGGATATAACATAGCTTCTGACAAACCCGTCAAAATGAACGCCACGAAGATGGTGGGGCCCTCGAGCGGAGCGCCACGAGGTCGTCTTCGCTCTACCGGGAGAGGTCGGTCCCGCCCGATTTGACGACCGCGTCGACCTCCTCTTTGGAGACGAGCGCGACGTCGCCCGGAATCGTCCGCTTGATCGCCGCCGTCGCCGCGGCGTACTCGAGGGCGGTCGGGACGTCGTCGCCGTGGAGGCGGCGGGCGATGAACGCGCCGGTGAAGGCGTCGCCGGTGCCGATCGACGAGACGGTGTCGGTCTCGTAGGCCGCCTGTTCGTGGACGACGCTGTCGTGCCAGCCGATCGCTCCCTCGGCGCCGCGGGTGACGACGACGGTCGTGAAGTCGTACTGCGAACCCAGCCGGTGGGCCAGTTGGCGCGGATCGCCCTCGATGCCGAGGACGGTCCGAGCGTCTCTGGCGGCGATGACGAGCACGTCGATTCCCGGGAACAGTTGGGTCAGGGTCTCGCGGGCCTCGTCGGGCGACCAGAGCTTGTTCCGGTAGTTGAAATCGAAGGTGGTCGTCGTCCCGCCCTGTCGGGCCGCCTTGAGCATGTTCGCCGTCGTCTCTCGGAGCGTCGAGGAGAGCGCGGGCGTGATCCCGGTCGTGAAGAAGACGCGCGCGTTCTGGATCCGATCGATGTCGAACTCGCGGGCTTTCGCCGTCGAGACGGCGGTGTTCTCCCGGTCGTAGATCACGTTCGTCCCGCGGGGCTTGCCCGCCCGCTCGAGGTAGTACGTGCCCTGACGCCCGCGG containing:
- a CDS encoding CBS domain-containing protein; the protein is MDDIFVGRVMSSSLHTVTRDTLVEETAQLMLENEIGSVVVTDDDNRLEGILTTTDFVRIVAERKPKDQTPVSKYMTEDIVTVSAQDSIRDAADVMVEHGFHHLPVVDDEVGVIGMVTTSDLTSYLSREETPSPK
- a CDS encoding Hsp20/alpha crystallin family protein: MTSFDEMNRMFREMDRAFDQLRTTWMHEFASPGFGGTLESGHTGPDSDRHASETDRHAPETDRRTLEPDDASLESGRPVSGSQWPVFGGFGGETGAAMGDAATLEDEGDAYVFVMDLPGFEKTDIGLSYTDGRLTIDARTDVESGTDTARSVRSRRVGRHVPVPKEIVADEITATYHNGVLEVHMPIAEDGDDGHRIEVE
- a CDS encoding ATP-dependent DNA helicase: MAEDEDARGPRSDAEETAGSSVADALSALEPKGNQRAVIESRADCTSVDAGAGTGKTTTMLMRIERAIERGEVDPDDVLVLTFANEAAGSIREAVAERLDPAAAAAIDVYTYHSFCYRLVRDYAYYLGYSPEFDVVTERKRRRIVGRLLATNDYGFATATRGDGSPDDLTAAVDDFIQSMSQEDVTPDELRERLPEVRTLELCNEFVLWLERTAGQDLSFDNEALRYFNADDHLEESRSSLVEYGKLLEYCREKIAEAPEPFREDAVVRDIDRYLRVMQDTVTNAIEALSLEDRMTKQLPRALFGNEIWRTATERIEQSPFGRLKHYVEFLRLARHYTDVYADYHDALAEEGALDFDELVRTATGLLEDGAEHRSADGSNGSATRETIADEITGEWTQVYCDEFQDTDETQFALITELTDGPDRPDLLAIGDKDQAIYGWRGTDREGLDRLADAYDDHRGIELELNFRSRQEILDLTNHCDYGSQSSKRLREVGRTPGEYRTDSDATAGRETGFETDEDRPDRVVKIESDAVGPSPADQVATTVSRLLNGEAENVPRRSLEDIAVIVRTNRHAQAVADELRERRIPYEISGSPRGEIDPGIRTLVSYLRVLVDPDADAHLRRVLLYRYRLSEADLATLQRADGSLYDAVMAVGPDAEVESTALEDPDRVRRARDHLAKLEDVRDVYPLSGFVQRFREVTRLEWFLTSEEREELERVERFVDAYTGDSVIGTLTPSFVDALERTLQGGGSERTRGTQSADSIDVMTVHQAKGLEFDTVLVPYLSDEEWCVERDYAQRARYRLLAATLDDEIESPLLADLATETVGEEWRVLHVALTRAENHLFVFGSVYDYDGDEDELGCATADACLSGDIEWSVAGERMELWSSLRASFERVRETYPETVVDRTDELAAAASVDPGTITYYAGYDDRYVEPLETRDAIRTVHRLGRLLRGETLLPAADAASHALEAFGRFGTDRGDEGDAAAEIGEADSTRRVPTGRRLSALTTDTVRFPVETLSNATTLPVALRHSYTALETHDTCPRKHYLDHVVRAFDDPTAGVGGTTARPETDAATATDSPLESGSRLVGTVFHDVAEEAFYREYRTREAWREAAVRQLTARDLLEYREGVLGCIDRFFEAAAADYDAPVADWEPVAAELPFSLEDVADVTGDVVGYIDSIRRTPDGELAVLDYKATAERIAPADATQLALYARACERRFDEPVAAVGYVYVSEAVGPRVDLLDADELPPWPTVRERLAAVDDPSFVETTPGDHCQYCPHRSLGCGPDDLETLGDD
- a CDS encoding dihydrolipoyl dehydrogenase family protein — protein: MVHVAIVGAYGSAGVAVADELVERRGELSDLELTLIDDGDPGGGLCILRGCMPSKDVLSAGQHRYQARHDDRLEGVPDVDPEAVVTRKDDHVSGFAEHRREHVHELAEREGVELLRETARFVDDRVLAVSDRRIEPDYVVVATGSSPNIPDLPGIDDVPVRTSADVLDATAFPDSGIVLGNGYISLELGPYLSEVGDVDLTVIEHDERPLDAFPDAYGDTLLEIYREQFGIEVLTTTDERRLEPTANGGVRLFAERAGDGGRGDGGEELAVEADELYCFTGRNPTLEGLDLENTRLDPGDGWVGSTMQATDDERVFVVGDANGREPILHVAKEQGFAAAENIVHHARGEDLEPYANVPHHVIFSGLGVYPVARVGHTPATAAESGMDTFVVTREASSDGVFATKDHPEGRATLVIDADNGAVLGYQGVHLHADVMAKTMQVVVEMGLDVREVPDRAYHPTTPEILDGLFREACAELEDRQQCVGPDSRDTAL